In Leifsonia sp. ZF2019, a genomic segment contains:
- the nrdI gene encoding class Ib ribonucleoside-diphosphate reductase assembly flavoprotein NrdI yields the protein MTRLVYFSSVSGNTHRFVQKLGIAAARIPLRAHEPALRATEPYVLVLPTYGGGEDRAAVPKQVIRFLNDDGNRSLLRGVIGAGNTNFGPAYGIAGDIVAAKCGVPHHYRFELFGTPEDVSAVQNGLESLWRH from the coding sequence GTGACCCGCCTCGTCTATTTCTCGTCCGTGTCCGGGAACACGCATCGGTTCGTGCAGAAGCTCGGTATCGCGGCCGCGCGCATCCCGCTGCGGGCGCACGAGCCGGCGCTGCGGGCGACCGAGCCGTACGTGCTCGTGCTGCCCACGTACGGAGGCGGGGAGGACCGAGCGGCGGTGCCGAAGCAGGTCATCCGCTTCCTCAACGACGACGGCAACCGCAGCCTTCTGCGCGGCGTGATCGGCGCCGGCAACACCAACTTCGGCCCCGCCTACGGGATCGCCGGCGACATCGTCGCGGCGAAGTGCGGCGTGCCCCATCACTACCGCTTCGAACTCTTCGGCACCCCCGAGGACGTCTCCGCGGTGCAGAACGGATTGGAATCCCTGTGGCGACACTGA
- the nrdH gene encoding glutaredoxin-like protein NrdH, with amino-acid sequence MSIVVYSKPACVQCTATYTALDRKGLDYRVVDVTTDAAALEAVRALGYAQAPVVVADGEHWSGFRPDLIGRVATKLGK; translated from the coding sequence ATGAGCATCGTCGTCTACAGCAAGCCCGCGTGCGTGCAGTGCACGGCCACGTACACGGCCCTCGATCGGAAGGGACTCGACTACCGGGTGGTCGACGTCACCACCGATGCCGCCGCCCTCGAGGCGGTGCGCGCGCTCGGCTACGCCCAGGCGCCGGTCGTCGTCGCCGACGGCGAGCACTGGTCGGGGTTCCGGCCCGACCTGATCGGACGGGTCGCGACGAAACTCGGGAAGTGA
- a CDS encoding NADP-dependent isocitrate dehydrogenase, whose product MDKIKVEGTVVELDGDEMTRIIWQAIKDSLIHPYLDVDLEYYDLGIQKRDETDDQITIDAAHAIQKHGVGVKCATITPDEARVEEFGLKKMWRSPNGTIRNILGGVVFREPIIISNIPRLVPGWNKPIIIGRHAFGDQYRATDFTFDGPGTLTLSFQPNDGGEAQSFEVYQAPGAGVALAMYNQDESIRDFARASFNYGLDRNYPVYLSTKNTILKAYDGRFKDLFQEVFDTEYKAKFDAAGLTYEHRLIDDMVASSLKWEGGYVWACKNYDGDVQSDTVAQGFGSLGLMTSVLTTPDGKVVEAEAAHGTVTRHYRQHQQGKPTSTNPIASIFAWTRGLAHRGKLDGNQELIDFTHTVEDVVVKTVEEGKMTKDLALLVGPEQPYLTTEEFLAAISDNLQARMGA is encoded by the coding sequence GTGGACAAGATCAAGGTTGAAGGAACGGTCGTCGAACTCGACGGCGACGAGATGACCCGCATCATCTGGCAGGCGATCAAGGACTCGCTCATCCACCCGTACCTCGACGTGGACCTCGAGTACTACGACCTCGGCATCCAGAAGCGCGACGAGACCGACGACCAGATCACGATCGACGCGGCGCACGCCATCCAGAAGCACGGCGTCGGCGTCAAGTGCGCCACGATCACGCCCGACGAGGCGCGCGTCGAGGAGTTCGGCCTCAAGAAGATGTGGCGGAGCCCGAACGGCACCATCCGCAACATCCTCGGCGGCGTGGTCTTCCGCGAGCCGATCATCATCTCGAACATCCCCCGCCTCGTGCCCGGCTGGAACAAGCCGATCATCATCGGCCGTCACGCGTTCGGCGACCAGTACCGCGCCACCGACTTCACCTTCGACGGCCCGGGCACGCTGACCCTCAGCTTCCAGCCGAACGACGGTGGCGAGGCCCAGAGCTTCGAGGTCTACCAGGCCCCGGGCGCCGGCGTCGCGCTCGCGATGTACAACCAGGACGAGTCCATCCGCGACTTCGCGCGCGCGTCGTTCAACTACGGGCTCGACCGCAACTACCCGGTGTACCTCTCGACCAAGAACACGATCCTGAAGGCCTACGACGGCCGCTTCAAGGACCTGTTCCAGGAGGTCTTCGACACCGAGTACAAGGCGAAGTTCGACGCGGCCGGCCTCACCTACGAGCACCGCCTCATCGACGACATGGTCGCCTCCAGCCTCAAGTGGGAGGGCGGCTACGTCTGGGCGTGCAAGAACTACGACGGCGACGTGCAGTCCGACACCGTCGCGCAGGGCTTCGGCTCGCTGGGACTCATGACCTCCGTGCTGACCACGCCGGACGGCAAGGTCGTCGAGGCGGAGGCCGCGCACGGCACCGTGACGCGCCACTACCGCCAGCACCAGCAGGGCAAGCCGACCTCCACCAACCCGATCGCCTCGATCTTCGCCTGGACGCGCGGCCTCGCGCACCGCGGCAAGCTCGACGGCAACCAGGAGCTCATCGACTTCACGCACACCGTCGAGGACGTCGTCGTGAAGACCGTCGAGGAGGGCAAGATGACCAAGGACCTCGCGCTCCTGGTCGGCCCGGAGCAGCCGTACCTGACCACGGAGGAGTTCCTCGCGGCGATCAGCGACAACCTCCAGGCGCGCATGGGCGCGTAG
- a CDS encoding GNAT family N-acetyltransferase: MAELRLEELSARTVVAANALTLKPGQEQFIAPVSYSAAAAVADPTTSWQRVVLDGDEVVGFIMGDFNAEAEHEEFRAILWRINVDADDQGRGIGTFAVRALADEARRRGHDRLYVIWESGELGPEQFFLRSGFSPVGETQYGETIGALDL; encoded by the coding sequence ATGGCTGAGTTGAGACTGGAAGAGTTGAGCGCGCGGACCGTGGTCGCGGCGAACGCGCTCACGTTGAAGCCGGGCCAGGAGCAGTTCATCGCTCCGGTCTCCTACTCGGCCGCGGCCGCCGTCGCCGACCCCACCACCTCCTGGCAGCGCGTCGTGCTCGACGGCGACGAGGTCGTCGGCTTCATCATGGGCGACTTCAATGCCGAGGCGGAGCACGAGGAGTTCAGGGCGATCCTCTGGCGCATCAACGTGGACGCCGACGACCAGGGCCGCGGCATCGGCACGTTCGCCGTCCGCGCCCTCGCCGACGAGGCGCGCCGCCGCGGCCACGACCGTCTCTACGTCATCTGGGAATCGGGCGAGCTCGGCCCGGAGCAGTTCTTCCTGCGCAGCGGCTTCTCCCCCGTCGGCGAGACGCAGTACGGCGAGACCATCGGTGCCCTCGACCTCTGA
- a CDS encoding MGMT family protein yields MPSTSDGGSDSFVERVLTVVESIPPGEVMTYGDVAAVLGSRAARMVGQIMAYYGSTVPWWRVVRASGHPPADHEQLALEHYRAEGTPLIGGPRADGTVTTYRVDLRVARHEPR; encoded by the coding sequence GTGCCCTCGACCTCTGACGGGGGCTCCGACTCGTTCGTCGAACGGGTCCTCACGGTGGTGGAGTCCATCCCGCCCGGGGAGGTCATGACCTACGGAGACGTCGCCGCGGTGCTCGGCTCGCGCGCGGCGCGCATGGTCGGCCAGATCATGGCGTATTACGGTTCGACGGTGCCGTGGTGGCGCGTCGTCCGCGCCAGCGGGCACCCGCCGGCGGACCACGAACAGCTCGCGCTGGAGCACTACCGCGCCGAGGGGACGCCGCTGATCGGGGGCCCGCGCGCGGACGGCACGGTCACGACCTACCGGGTCGATCTGCGCGTCGCACGCCACGAGCCGCGCTAA
- a CDS encoding sensor histidine kinase, producing the protein MNVARSWLRALAVTVTIASNVLAQVASAVTGNYGPRPQGLGWAIVFVAVAFVYVVCAIIAWKAVRSPVPGWLMIGAALLWSAGAWYPLARGIGWLWPPVAGVTDLWAIFVGALVLCYPTGRFSRTDRILLLAGSGAILVRFIGTLLFSSPSGSECGCVQNVYAVLPNDDADFWLGVAWRAVGLALMITIAVRLAVRWFTSSLPARRVSFVMPLAIVLWCYGTVQDSLSFTLGWDGGWLQFIPPFAIALIPPAFVGGVFYARGLRSRVADLVIVARDKVDRALWESSLARTLHDPSLRVYWWDEQQRAFLTSDGEHVPDDGDRDRRGRSTLAIDSDQGPIALIEHDIALSQDDRLLDAVSSALLLSVDNDRLRGRLERTIQELRESRLRIVEEGYLARRRLERDLHDGSQQQLVSLAISLRIATAKAEAAGNTEVAGDLERASAQLADALKELRELARGIHPTVLTDGDLGSALEELGQRSHLPVEVRVDTTDRFANVIEETIYYSVSECLANAAKHAGARNCAVLVTRRDDNVSVVVKDDGAGGARFEPGGGLEGIRDRVEAVNGRAELRSVTGLGTILELTIPVPTSAAPDDGKRSE; encoded by the coding sequence GTGAACGTCGCGCGCAGCTGGCTCCGCGCGCTCGCCGTGACCGTCACGATCGCGTCGAACGTGCTGGCCCAGGTGGCGAGCGCGGTGACGGGGAACTACGGCCCGCGACCGCAGGGTCTCGGCTGGGCGATCGTCTTCGTCGCGGTGGCGTTCGTCTACGTCGTGTGCGCGATCATCGCCTGGAAGGCCGTGCGCAGTCCCGTCCCGGGCTGGCTGATGATCGGCGCTGCGCTGCTCTGGTCGGCGGGCGCCTGGTATCCGCTCGCGCGCGGGATCGGCTGGCTCTGGCCCCCAGTGGCCGGCGTCACCGACCTGTGGGCGATCTTCGTCGGCGCCCTGGTGCTCTGCTATCCGACCGGTCGCTTCTCGCGCACGGACCGCATCCTCCTGCTGGCCGGGAGCGGGGCGATCCTGGTGCGCTTCATCGGGACACTGCTCTTCAGCTCGCCGTCGGGCTCCGAGTGCGGCTGCGTCCAGAACGTCTACGCGGTGCTGCCCAACGACGACGCGGACTTCTGGCTGGGGGTGGCCTGGCGTGCCGTGGGGCTGGCGCTGATGATCACGATCGCCGTCCGGCTCGCAGTGCGCTGGTTCACCAGCTCCCTGCCCGCGCGTCGCGTCTCGTTCGTCATGCCGCTGGCCATCGTGCTCTGGTGCTACGGCACGGTCCAGGACTCGCTGAGCTTCACCCTCGGCTGGGACGGCGGGTGGCTGCAGTTCATCCCGCCGTTCGCCATCGCGCTCATCCCGCCTGCGTTCGTGGGCGGGGTCTTCTACGCGCGTGGACTGCGCTCGCGCGTCGCCGACCTCGTCATCGTCGCGCGCGACAAGGTCGACCGAGCGCTGTGGGAGTCGAGCCTGGCACGCACGCTGCACGACCCCTCGCTCCGGGTGTACTGGTGGGACGAGCAGCAGCGGGCGTTCCTCACGAGTGACGGCGAGCACGTCCCGGACGACGGCGACCGCGATCGACGCGGGCGCTCCACCCTGGCGATCGACTCCGACCAGGGCCCGATCGCGCTGATCGAGCACGACATCGCGCTCAGCCAGGACGACCGGCTGCTCGACGCCGTCTCCTCGGCGCTGCTTCTCTCGGTCGACAACGACCGGCTGCGCGGGAGGCTCGAGCGGACCATCCAGGAGCTCCGGGAGTCCCGCCTCCGCATCGTGGAGGAAGGATACCTCGCGCGACGTCGCCTCGAGCGCGATCTGCACGACGGCTCGCAGCAGCAGCTCGTGTCGCTGGCGATCAGTCTGCGGATCGCGACGGCGAAGGCGGAGGCGGCCGGGAACACGGAGGTCGCCGGCGATCTCGAGCGGGCGTCGGCGCAGCTGGCGGACGCGCTGAAGGAGCTCCGCGAACTGGCCAGGGGCATCCACCCGACGGTGCTCACGGACGGCGACCTCGGCTCGGCGCTGGAGGAGCTGGGGCAGCGCAGCCACCTCCCGGTCGAGGTGCGGGTCGACACGACCGACCGGTTCGCGAACGTCATCGAGGAGACCATCTACTACTCGGTCTCGGAGTGCCTGGCCAATGCCGCCAAGCATGCCGGGGCGCGCAACTGCGCTGTGCTCGTCACCCGACGCGACGACAACGTCTCGGTCGTCGTGAAAGACGACGGCGCAGGCGGTGCGCGCTTCGAACCCGGCGGCGGGCTGGAAGGCATCCGCGACCGCGTGGAGGCCGTCAACGGCCGCGCCGAGCTGCGGTCGGTGACAGGCCTGGGGACCATCCTGGAGCTGACCATCCCGGTGCCGACCTCCGCAGCCCCCGACGACGGCAAACGGAGCGAGTGA
- a CDS encoding LuxR C-terminal-related transcriptional regulator: MVAGENSVPRALRVAVADDAVLLREGIGQILRAGGVEVVASVDTAEEVLAVVAADDAIDAVVLDIKMPPSHTDEGLRALETLRAGGSTVGVLLLSMYTTASYAIRAMSAGSGTGYLLKDRVADGESLVNAVRTVAAGGSVVDPEVVQLLVTARSSERTVEALSARERDVLSRMAEGKSNVGIAAELHLSLRTVESHIGHIMAKLGIEDSAEGHRRVLAVLRFLGKDG; this comes from the coding sequence GTGGTAGCGGGAGAGAATTCGGTTCCCCGCGCGCTTCGGGTCGCGGTCGCCGACGACGCGGTTCTGCTCCGCGAAGGCATCGGTCAGATCCTGCGCGCGGGCGGTGTGGAGGTCGTCGCCTCCGTCGACACGGCGGAGGAAGTGCTCGCCGTCGTCGCTGCGGACGACGCGATCGATGCCGTGGTGCTCGACATCAAGATGCCGCCGTCCCACACGGACGAAGGCCTGAGGGCTCTCGAGACGCTCCGGGCCGGCGGCTCCACCGTCGGCGTCCTGCTGCTGTCGATGTACACGACGGCGTCGTACGCGATCCGCGCGATGAGCGCGGGCAGCGGAACGGGCTATCTGCTGAAAGACCGCGTCGCGGATGGGGAGTCCCTCGTCAACGCCGTACGCACCGTCGCCGCAGGTGGGTCGGTCGTCGACCCCGAGGTCGTGCAGCTGCTCGTGACGGCCCGCTCGTCGGAGCGCACGGTGGAGGCGCTCTCCGCTCGGGAACGCGACGTGCTCAGCCGCATGGCGGAGGGCAAGTCCAACGTCGGTATCGCGGCGGAGCTGCACCTCAGCCTCCGCACCGTGGAGTCGCACATTGGGCACATCATGGCCAAGCTCGGTATCGAGGACTCCGCCGAGGGACACCGGCGGGTCCTCGCCGTGCTGCGCTTCCTCGGCAAGGACGGCTGA
- a CDS encoding response regulator: MYLRVVIVDDHARFRAQAAELLQIEQFAVVGDADTGAGGVELSRRLAPDLVLLDVGLPDASGFDLVADMHATGAAVVLTSSRSFRDYGRRVADSGAEGFITKGDLTGPAIRSLLR; the protein is encoded by the coding sequence ATGTATCTGCGTGTAGTGATCGTCGACGACCACGCACGCTTCCGTGCGCAGGCGGCGGAACTGCTGCAGATCGAGCAGTTCGCGGTCGTGGGCGACGCCGACACCGGCGCCGGCGGCGTCGAGTTGAGCCGACGGCTGGCACCCGACCTCGTCCTGCTCGATGTCGGGCTGCCCGACGCGAGCGGGTTCGATCTCGTGGCCGACATGCACGCCACCGGCGCGGCGGTCGTTCTGACCTCCAGCCGGTCGTTCCGCGACTACGGCCGCCGCGTGGCCGACAGCGGCGCAGAGGGATTCATCACCAAAGGCGACCTGACCGGCCCGGCGATCCGCAGTCTGCTACGTTAG
- a CDS encoding ABC transporter ATP-binding protein encodes MSSTTVLGVEGEERHDLSKEESRQVRRRSLRLLGSLLQPLRVRLILTAVVVVISTAGQVAGPAIIAFGIDNGITALQSQNWLPVAAAGVAYLLTGIVGAVLIAWYTILSARISQAILIDLRKRVFLHTQKLSLEFHESYTSGRIISRQTSDLDSIRELLDSGINQLVQGFLYMLFIAIALFALDWVSGVVLLCSLVPLYLLTRWFQKRSQVLFRISRVASAKLIVQFVETMTGIRAVKAFRKEKRNEKEFGDLVEDYRDVNARVIQLFGIFDPGLVMIGNVTVGVVLLVGGFRVADGQLAIGVLLAALLYTRRFFDPMEEMAMFYNSYQSAAAALEKISGVLEEEPSVPDPVKPVDLWTAEGHVRFDDVAFAYKEDRVILPEFSLDIPAGQTIALVGSTGAGKSTLAKLISRFYDPSRGEVSLDGVDLRDLHPKDLRRAIVMVTQEAYLFSGSVADNIALGKPDATRDEVVEAAKAVGAHEFIEGLPNGYDTDVNKRGGRVSAGQRQLISFARAFLADPAVLILDEATSSLDIPSERLVQEALQTLLADRTAVIIAHRLSTVAIADRVLVMEHGRVVEDGTPGDLIAGTGRFAQLHAAWRDSLV; translated from the coding sequence GTGAGCAGCACGACCGTACTGGGTGTCGAGGGCGAAGAGCGGCACGACCTCAGCAAGGAGGAGAGCAGGCAGGTGCGCAGGCGCTCGCTGCGCCTGCTGGGCTCGCTCCTGCAGCCTCTGCGCGTCCGGTTGATCCTGACGGCGGTCGTCGTCGTGATCAGCACGGCCGGGCAGGTGGCAGGACCGGCGATCATCGCGTTCGGCATCGACAACGGCATCACGGCGCTGCAGTCGCAGAACTGGCTGCCCGTCGCGGCCGCCGGCGTCGCGTACCTGCTGACCGGGATCGTCGGAGCGGTCCTGATCGCCTGGTACACGATCTTGAGCGCTCGGATCAGCCAGGCCATCCTGATCGACCTGCGCAAGCGGGTGTTCCTGCACACGCAGAAGCTCTCGCTCGAGTTCCACGAGTCGTACACGTCTGGTCGCATCATCTCGCGCCAGACGAGCGACCTGGACTCGATCCGCGAACTGCTCGACTCCGGCATCAACCAGCTGGTGCAGGGCTTCCTGTACATGCTGTTCATCGCGATCGCGCTGTTCGCCCTGGACTGGGTGAGCGGCGTGGTGCTGCTGTGCTCGCTCGTGCCGCTCTACCTGCTCACGCGCTGGTTCCAGAAGCGCTCGCAGGTGCTGTTCCGCATCTCGCGGGTGGCGTCGGCGAAGCTGATCGTGCAGTTCGTCGAGACCATGACGGGGATCCGCGCGGTCAAGGCGTTCCGCAAGGAGAAGCGCAACGAGAAGGAGTTCGGCGACCTCGTCGAGGACTACCGCGACGTGAACGCGCGCGTCATCCAGCTGTTCGGGATCTTCGACCCCGGGCTCGTGATGATCGGCAACGTGACCGTCGGCGTCGTCCTGCTGGTGGGCGGCTTCCGCGTCGCCGATGGCCAGCTCGCCATCGGCGTGCTGCTGGCGGCCCTGCTCTACACCCGGCGCTTCTTCGACCCGATGGAGGAGATGGCGATGTTCTACAACTCCTACCAGTCGGCCGCGGCCGCGCTCGAGAAGATCTCCGGCGTGCTGGAGGAGGAGCCGAGCGTCCCCGATCCGGTGAAGCCGGTCGACCTCTGGACGGCGGAGGGGCACGTGCGGTTCGACGACGTCGCCTTCGCCTACAAGGAGGACCGCGTCATCCTGCCGGAATTCAGTCTGGACATCCCGGCCGGGCAGACGATCGCCCTGGTCGGCTCGACCGGTGCGGGCAAGTCCACGCTGGCGAAGCTGATCTCGCGGTTCTACGACCCGAGCCGCGGTGAGGTGTCGCTGGACGGTGTGGATCTGCGCGACCTGCACCCGAAGGACCTCCGGCGCGCCATCGTCATGGTCACGCAGGAGGCGTACCTCTTCAGCGGGTCCGTCGCCGACAACATCGCACTGGGCAAGCCCGACGCGACGCGGGACGAGGTCGTGGAGGCGGCTAAGGCGGTCGGCGCCCACGAGTTCATCGAGGGACTGCCGAACGGCTACGACACCGACGTGAACAAGCGCGGCGGACGGGTGTCCGCGGGTCAGCGTCAGCTGATCTCGTTCGCCCGTGCCTTCCTGGCCGATCCGGCGGTGCTCATCCTGGACGAGGCGACCAGCTCGCTGGACATCCCGAGCGAGCGTCTGGTGCAGGAGGCGCTGCAGACGCTGCTCGCCGACCGCACCGCCGTGATCATCGCGCACCGTCTGTCGACGGTCGCGATCGCGGACCGCGTGCTGGTCATGGAGCACGGCCGCGTGGTCGAGGACGGCACTCCGGGCGACCTGATCGCCGGCACCGGCCGCTTCGCCCAGCTGCACGCGGCGTGGCGGGACTCGCTGGTGTGA
- a CDS encoding ABC transporter ATP-binding protein gives MSVAETHQHPPQRETKKKRSGTVRTLLRILPFAKSAAPRIVLGMVAALLASLVALSIPQVLRWLVDGPLSTGDPTAVWPAALIVVGLGAAEAVFISLRRWFVLTPGTHVEARMRNGLYAQLQDLPVAFHDRWPSGQLLSRAVSDLGLIRRWLSFGIVLLVVNVVTIVVGFAILIGWNWILGLIFLVCSIPLWIYGFVFEAKYSVIARRSQDQAGDLATAVEESVHGIRVLKAFGRGKHALKNFESQAEQLRGTEIEKAKAIAGIWLWLLLIPDVAFGISLVVGVWLAAQGELSVGELVAFFATATVLRFPIESIGFLLSMTFDTRTAADRFFEVMDEVNTITDPAEPKRIADPKGELVFDDVHFRYQDAPERFPDLLDGVRLTVEPGETMALVGLTGSGKSTLTALTTRLYDVTGGAVRIDGVDVRDLTRYDLRKAIAMAFEDATLFSASVRDNVLLGRDDLDPASPEAERVLTEALEIAQAGFVYELPEGLETKVGEEGLSLSGGQRQRLALARAVAAAPSVLVLDDPLSALDVDTEALVEAALRRVLASTTALIVAHRPSTVMLADRVALLEEGRITAVGTHHDLLASSEHYRFVISSLEDDENEEILQEVNL, from the coding sequence ATGTCTGTCGCTGAAACGCATCAGCATCCCCCTCAAAGAGAAACGAAGAAGAAGCGCTCCGGCACGGTCCGCACCCTGCTGCGCATCCTGCCGTTTGCCAAGTCGGCCGCTCCGCGCATCGTGCTCGGCATGGTGGCGGCGCTGCTGGCGAGCCTTGTCGCGCTCAGCATCCCGCAGGTGCTGCGCTGGCTGGTCGACGGCCCGCTGTCGACCGGCGATCCGACCGCGGTGTGGCCGGCGGCACTGATCGTCGTCGGGCTGGGCGCGGCGGAGGCCGTGTTCATCTCGCTGCGCCGCTGGTTCGTGCTCACGCCGGGCACGCACGTCGAGGCGCGCATGCGCAACGGGCTCTACGCCCAGCTGCAGGACCTGCCCGTGGCGTTCCACGACCGCTGGCCGAGCGGGCAGCTGCTGTCGCGCGCGGTGAGCGACCTCGGCCTGATCCGACGCTGGCTGTCGTTCGGCATCGTGCTGCTCGTCGTCAACGTGGTCACCATCGTGGTCGGTTTCGCCATCCTCATCGGATGGAACTGGATCCTGGGGCTGATCTTCTTGGTCTGCTCCATCCCGCTGTGGATCTACGGGTTCGTGTTCGAGGCGAAGTACTCGGTCATCGCCCGCCGCAGCCAGGACCAGGCGGGCGACCTCGCGACCGCCGTCGAAGAGTCGGTGCACGGCATCCGCGTGCTCAAAGCGTTCGGCCGGGGCAAGCACGCCCTCAAGAACTTCGAGTCGCAGGCCGAGCAGCTGCGCGGCACCGAGATCGAGAAGGCGAAGGCCATCGCCGGCATCTGGCTGTGGCTCCTGCTCATCCCTGACGTCGCCTTCGGCATCAGCCTGGTGGTCGGCGTCTGGCTGGCCGCACAGGGCGAGCTGTCCGTCGGCGAGCTGGTCGCGTTCTTCGCGACGGCGACCGTGCTGCGCTTCCCGATCGAGTCGATCGGCTTCCTGCTCTCGATGACGTTCGACACGCGCACCGCGGCCGACCGCTTCTTCGAGGTCATGGACGAGGTCAACACGATCACCGACCCGGCCGAGCCGAAGCGGATCGCGGACCCGAAGGGCGAGCTCGTCTTCGACGACGTGCACTTCCGGTACCAGGACGCGCCGGAGCGCTTCCCCGACCTGCTCGACGGCGTGCGCCTGACGGTGGAGCCGGGGGAGACGATGGCGCTCGTCGGCCTGACCGGAAGCGGCAAGTCCACGCTGACGGCGCTCACCACGCGGCTCTACGACGTGACGGGCGGGGCCGTGCGCATCGACGGCGTCGACGTGCGCGATCTCACCCGCTACGACCTGCGGAAGGCGATCGCGATGGCGTTCGAGGATGCGACGCTGTTCTCGGCCTCCGTGCGTGACAACGTCCTGCTCGGCCGCGACGACCTCGACCCTGCCTCCCCGGAAGCCGAGCGCGTCCTCACCGAGGCGCTCGAGATCGCGCAGGCGGGATTCGTCTACGAGCTTCCCGAGGGGCTCGAGACGAAGGTCGGCGAGGAGGGACTCAGCCTCTCCGGCGGACAGCGGCAGCGGCTCGCGCTCGCGCGTGCGGTCGCCGCGGCCCCCAGTGTGCTGGTGCTCGACGACCCGCTCTCGGCGCTCGACGTCGACACGGAGGCGCTCGTCGAGGCCGCGCTGCGGCGGGTGCTCGCCTCCACGACGGCCCTGATCGTCGCGCATCGCCCCTCCACCGTGATGCTCGCCGACCGGGTGGCGCTCCTCGAGGAGGGCCGCATCACCGCCGTCGGCACGCACCACGACCTGCTCGCCTCGAGCGAGCACTACCGGTTCGTCATCTCCAGCCTGGAGGACGACGAGAACGAGGAGATCCTGCAGGAGGTGAACTTGTGA
- the ddaH gene encoding dimethylargininase has protein sequence MTTSWGRRLIASLVAAFVVALTVHAAMIAAFYVGSLAGSSAPSGALIVAVSNYFSLTSVFGFVLLFIAGVVGAFDRWWTALIAGLVAGFLSPALGTLLTATSGGSPFSGELIVAVLGTLLGINLLYGVAVTALTPTFGRWLFRVVEGVRSRFETERKVALVRIPAKNLQDGLVTHLERTEIDAELADTQWDGYVNALSQAGWQTVEVASADDLADSVFVEDTAVVFGDTAVITRPGADSRKPETAGTEAALRAQGLHLERIEEPGTLEGGDVLKIGSTVYVGRGGRTNGEGIRQLRALVAPLGYTVVGVPVTKALHLKTAVTALPDGTVIGYEPLVDEPRIFERFLPVPEAHGTAVVVLDDETLLISSAAPQTAALLNDLGYTTIPVDISEFEKLEGCVTCLSIRIR, from the coding sequence ATGACGACTTCGTGGGGCCGCCGGCTCATCGCATCCCTTGTCGCCGCCTTCGTGGTGGCTCTCACCGTGCACGCAGCGATGATCGCCGCGTTCTACGTGGGGAGCCTCGCCGGGTCGTCGGCCCCGTCGGGGGCGTTGATCGTCGCCGTCAGCAACTACTTCTCGCTGACGAGCGTCTTCGGGTTCGTGCTGCTCTTCATCGCGGGCGTGGTGGGCGCGTTCGACCGCTGGTGGACGGCGCTGATCGCCGGCCTGGTGGCCGGGTTCCTGTCGCCCGCCCTCGGAACGCTCCTCACCGCGACGTCGGGCGGATCGCCGTTCAGCGGCGAGCTCATCGTCGCGGTGCTCGGCACCCTGCTCGGCATCAACCTCCTCTACGGCGTCGCCGTCACCGCGCTCACCCCGACCTTCGGCCGCTGGCTGTTCCGCGTGGTGGAGGGTGTGCGGAGCCGGTTCGAGACCGAGCGCAAGGTCGCGCTGGTGCGCATCCCGGCCAAGAACCTGCAGGACGGACTGGTCACCCACCTCGAGCGCACCGAGATCGACGCCGAGCTCGCGGACACCCAGTGGGACGGGTACGTGAACGCTCTCTCGCAGGCCGGGTGGCAGACGGTCGAGGTCGCGTCGGCCGACGACCTGGCCGACTCGGTCTTCGTCGAGGACACCGCCGTCGTGTTCGGCGACACCGCCGTCATCACGCGCCCGGGCGCGGACTCCCGCAAGCCCGAGACGGCCGGCACCGAGGCCGCGCTGCGCGCCCAGGGCCTGCACCTCGAGCGCATCGAGGAGCCCGGCACCCTGGAGGGCGGCGATGTCCTCAAGATCGGCTCGACCGTGTACGTCGGCCGCGGCGGTCGCACCAACGGTGAAGGCATCCGGCAGCTGCGCGCCCTCGTCGCACCGCTGGGCTACACGGTCGTCGGCGTGCCCGTGACGAAGGCCCTGCACCTGAAGACGGCCGTCACCGCCCTGCCCGACGGCACGGTCATCGGCTACGAGCCGCTCGTCGACGAGCCGCGGATCTTCGAGCGCTTCCTGCCCGTCCCGGAGGCGCACGGCACCGCCGTCGTCGTGCTCGACGACGAGACGCTGCTCATCTCCTCCGCAGCACCGCAGACCGCCGCCCTGCTGAACGATCTCGGATACACGACCATCCCGGTCGACATCTCGGAGTTCGAGAAGCTCGAGGGCTGCGTCACCTGTCTGTCCATCCGGATCCGCTGA